A genomic segment from Cyanobium sp. NIES-981 encodes:
- a CDS encoding DUF2232 domain-containing protein: MGPQANRTLSRRQARQLMDTAYLAAATGLLWLALYYLPVGSPLFRLALPLPLALLQLRHGWRCAVEGLIVASLLGVALMGPIRGPLLLFPYGLLSLWLGWCWRRRLNWWLSWSVGSVIGAAGFLVRVAVLSVLVGENLWVVITTAAAGLLERFAGLVGLGAGIELSQVQVAAVLLVWVQNVIVVLALHAAAYWIFPRLQAPIGEPPAALRALVALDPL, encoded by the coding sequence ATGGGGCCGCAGGCGAACCGAACCCTCAGCCGCCGCCAGGCGCGCCAGCTGATGGACACCGCCTACCTGGCGGCCGCCACGGGGCTGCTCTGGCTGGCGCTCTACTACCTGCCGGTGGGCAGCCCCCTCTTCCGCCTGGCCTTGCCCCTCCCCCTGGCGTTGCTGCAGCTGCGGCATGGCTGGCGCTGCGCCGTGGAAGGTCTGATCGTCGCCTCGCTGCTGGGCGTGGCGCTGATGGGACCGATCCGCGGCCCCCTGCTGCTGTTCCCCTACGGATTGCTGTCGCTGTGGCTCGGCTGGTGCTGGCGGCGGCGCCTCAACTGGTGGCTCAGCTGGTCGGTGGGCAGCGTGATCGGCGCGGCGGGGTTCCTGGTGAGGGTTGCGGTGCTCTCGGTGCTGGTGGGGGAGAACCTCTGGGTGGTGATCACCACGGCGGCAGCCGGCCTGCTGGAGCGGTTCGCCGGGCTGGTGGGCCTGGGGGCCGGCATCGAACTCAGCCAGGTGCAGGTGGCCGCCGTGCTGCTGGTGTGGGTGCAGAACGTGATCGTGGTGCTGGCCCTCCACGCCGCGGCCTACTGGATCTTCCCCCGGCTCCAGGCGCCGATCGGTGAACCACCCGCCGCCCTGCGGGCCCTGGTGGCCCTCGACCCGCTCTGA
- a CDS encoding riboflavin synthase, whose translation MFTGLVQAIGTIERSPGGVRLRWRAGTGGWGPDSLELGESVAVDGVCLTVAERLHDGFRAAVSDETLRRSTLAGRADRRAAVNLEPALRLADRLGGHLVSGHVDGLGTVQAITRESGSWRLEVAWMDSTYGRYVCDKASVAVNGISLTVAGCSPDGACFWVAVIPHTWEETTLQSLRAGDGVNLEADLLAKYTERLLGSARHSQPLDGAWLAEHGWQA comes from the coding sequence ATGTTCACCGGACTGGTGCAGGCCATCGGAACCATCGAGCGCTCACCGGGAGGGGTGCGGCTGCGCTGGCGGGCCGGAACCGGCGGCTGGGGGCCAGACAGCCTGGAGCTGGGGGAGAGCGTGGCCGTGGATGGCGTGTGTCTCACGGTGGCGGAACGGCTGCACGACGGCTTCCGCGCCGCCGTGAGCGACGAGACCCTGCGCCGCAGCACCCTGGCCGGCCGGGCGGACCGCCGCGCCGCCGTGAATCTGGAACCCGCCCTGCGGCTGGCCGACCGCCTGGGGGGGCATCTGGTGAGCGGCCATGTCGATGGCCTGGGCACCGTGCAGGCCATCACGCGGGAGAGCGGTTCCTGGCGGCTGGAGGTGGCCTGGATGGATTCCACCTACGGCCGCTACGTCTGCGACAAGGCCAGCGTGGCGGTGAACGGCATCAGCCTCACCGTGGCTGGCTGCAGCCCTGATGGCGCCTGCTTCTGGGTGGCCGTGATCCCCCACACCTGGGAGGAAACCACCCTGCAGAGCCTGCGGGCCGGAGATGGGGTGAATCTGGAGGCCGATCTGCTGGCCAAATACACCGAGCGGCTGCTGGGATCCGCCCGGCACTCCCAACCGCTCGATGGAGCCTGGCTGGCGGAACACGGTTGGCAGGCCTAG
- a CDS encoding cytochrome c oxidase subunit 3, with product MTLTNPSEAAVQAAPQPDSAHHASSGTEHADLRMFGLTTFLVADGMTFAGFFAAYLTFRSVNPLPEGSNYELELLLPSINTVLLLVSSFTFHRAGREIRANRLPSCRNWLLLTAALGATFLASQMVEYFTLPFGLTENLFASTFYALTGFHGLHVTLGVICIAIVALQCRPGGRISAQNHFGLEAAELYWHFVDGIWVVLYGLLYVL from the coding sequence ATGACCCTCACCAATCCCAGTGAGGCGGCTGTACAGGCCGCCCCCCAGCCCGATTCAGCCCACCACGCCAGCAGCGGCACTGAACATGCCGACCTGCGGATGTTCGGCCTCACCACGTTTCTGGTGGCCGATGGCATGACCTTTGCCGGCTTCTTCGCCGCCTACCTCACCTTCCGGTCGGTCAACCCCCTGCCTGAGGGCAGCAATTACGAACTTGAACTCCTGCTCCCCAGCATCAACACGGTGCTGCTGCTGGTGAGCAGTTTCACCTTCCACCGGGCCGGGCGTGAGATCCGTGCCAACCGTCTGCCCTCCTGCCGCAACTGGCTGCTGCTCACCGCAGCCCTCGGAGCCACCTTCCTGGCCAGTCAGATGGTGGAGTACTTCACCCTGCCGTTCGGCCTCACGGAAAATCTGTTCGCCAGCACCTTCTATGCCCTCACCGGCTTCCACGGTCTGCACGTCACGCTCGGTGTGATCTGCATCGCGATCGTTGCCCTGCAGTGCAGGCCCGGGGGCAGAATCAGCGCCCAGAACCACTTCGGCCTGGAAGCCGCCGAGCTCTACTGGCACTTCGTGGACGGCATCTGGGTGGTGCTCTATGGCCTCCTCTACGTGCTCTGA
- the cobT gene encoding nicotinate mononucleotide-dependent phosphoribosyltransferase CobT, which yields MSGPSAVEPLWQAVRPVLLLAATATAAVEGISAAGSTPASRRSTAAADAELLVQGPLGPRPHALPPLPAGVSPALISRVVLESLGLLERLLVVDLGCPIAPAVPHLRLPAAEGAGAAHCLSSGRALPPQRVRALLARGALWGSRLPPAQPLLLAECVPGGTTTALGVLRGLGVEADGLVSGSLRLSAHGLKARLVRQGLAAAGLAAGCPGPGHEGKRDPIPVLAAVGDPMQPLAAGLALALARRGGTVLLAGGSQMAAVLALALALAAPEERAGLAARIVLATTAWVAEEAESDLALLLQRIGAHWGVTPRLEVAGLRFTACRSEALRDYERGYVKEGVGAGGFALLWQRLGHSPEALARACDAACRQLLGA from the coding sequence GTGTCCGGGCCGTCCGCCGTGGAGCCGCTCTGGCAGGCGGTGCGACCCGTGCTGCTGCTGGCCGCCACGGCCACGGCGGCGGTGGAGGGCATCTCCGCTGCCGGGTCCACGCCGGCGTCCCGCCGGTCCACGGCGGCGGCCGACGCCGAACTGCTGGTCCAGGGTCCGCTGGGGCCCCGTCCCCATGCCCTGCCGCCGCTGCCCGCCGGGGTGAGCCCGGCTCTGATCAGCCGGGTGGTGCTGGAGTCCCTCGGGCTGCTCGAGCGCCTGCTGGTGGTGGATCTGGGTTGCCCGATCGCACCGGCGGTGCCCCACCTGCGCCTGCCGGCCGCGGAAGGCGCCGGAGCGGCCCATTGCCTCAGCAGCGGCCGCGCCCTGCCGCCCCAGAGGGTCCGGGCGCTGCTGGCGCGGGGCGCGCTGTGGGGATCGCGGCTGCCGCCGGCCCAGCCGCTGCTGCTGGCCGAATGTGTGCCCGGGGGAACCACCACGGCCCTCGGGGTGCTGCGGGGCCTCGGTGTGGAGGCCGACGGCCTGGTCAGCGGGAGTCTCCGCCTCAGTGCCCACGGCCTCAAGGCCAGGCTGGTGCGCCAGGGCCTGGCCGCCGCGGGCCTCGCCGCGGGCTGCCCTGGCCCCGGGCATGAGGGCAAGCGGGATCCGATCCCGGTGCTGGCCGCTGTGGGCGATCCGATGCAGCCGCTGGCCGCCGGCCTGGCCCTGGCGCTGGCCCGCCGCGGCGGCACGGTGCTGCTGGCCGGCGGCAGCCAGATGGCGGCGGTGCTGGCCCTGGCGCTGGCCCTGGCAGCGCCGGAGGAGCGAGCCGGCCTGGCCGCCCGGATCGTGCTGGCCACCACGGCCTGGGTGGCGGAGGAAGCGGAGAGTGATCTGGCCCTCCTGCTGCAGCGCATCGGTGCCCACTGGGGCGTGACGCCGCGGCTGGAGGTGGCGGGGCTGCGGTTCACGGCCTGCCGCAGTGAAGCCCTGCGGGACTACGAGCGGGGCTACGTGAAGGAGGGCGTGGGGGCGGGGGGGTTCGCCCTGCTGTGGCAGCGCCTGGGCCACAGCCCGGAGGCCCTGGCCCGGGCCTGCGATGCAGCATGCCGGCAGCTGCTCGGTGCCTAG
- a CDS encoding AbrB family transcriptional regulator produces the protein MLEGQALLDKARALSNQPEDQIARACGYVGPSGRVLRKSFYRALVAAKGYAVPESAAGRSDRSGGQAKGRQAEFRTRVHGNGNLLIGHAYTRRLGLEPGQEFRIELHRETGAIWLLPLEESSNQEPASAEAGSGEAPRHQSADEQTGGEEAGGQEAGDC, from the coding sequence ATGCTGGAGGGACAGGCCCTGCTCGACAAGGCGCGGGCCCTCAGCAATCAGCCCGAGGATCAGATCGCCAGAGCCTGCGGCTACGTGGGCCCCAGTGGCCGGGTGCTGCGCAAGAGCTTCTACCGGGCTCTGGTGGCAGCCAAGGGCTATGCCGTGCCGGAATCCGCCGCCGGGCGCAGCGATCGAAGCGGCGGCCAGGCCAAGGGACGCCAGGCGGAGTTCCGCACCCGGGTGCACGGCAACGGCAATCTGCTCATCGGCCACGCCTACACCCGCCGGCTCGGACTGGAACCCGGGCAGGAGTTCCGGATCGAGCTGCATCGGGAAACGGGGGCGATCTGGCTGCTGCCCCTCGAGGAATCCTCCAACCAGGAACCCGCTTCAGCAGAGGCCGGCAGCGGCGAAGCCCCGCGCCACCAGTCCGCAGACGAGCAGACCGGCGGGGAGGAGGCCGGCGGACAGGAGGCCGGCGACTGCTAG
- a CDS encoding DUF308 domain-containing protein — protein sequence MGPPGLANDAGSLRTLTLFEGVLMLVLGVLALLFPLAASVWVTAMVAVLFLVGGLFGWINNLTRARLLGRWLAFWRLVVSTLFLVAGLSMLLQLGAGPSQAAAPIAALALAIGLVFLVEGGVALVVSLAHRHIRGWGWGLVNGAVTLLLGALILTLPAAVLLRVLGLLVGISFLFSGLDLLSFSASFHGPAPASESDR from the coding sequence ATGGGCCCGCCTGGCCTGGCCAACGACGCGGGTTCCCTGCGGACCCTGACGCTGTTCGAAGGCGTCTTGATGCTGGTGCTGGGCGTGCTGGCGCTGCTCTTCCCCCTGGCGGCCTCGGTGTGGGTCACGGCCATGGTGGCGGTGCTCTTCCTGGTGGGCGGGCTGTTCGGCTGGATCAACAACCTCACGCGCGCCCGCCTGCTGGGCCGCTGGCTCGCCTTCTGGCGTCTGGTGGTTTCCACCCTCTTCCTGGTGGCCGGCCTGTCGATGCTGCTGCAGCTGGGGGCGGGTCCGAGCCAGGCGGCGGCACCGATTGCGGCCCTGGCTCTGGCCATCGGCCTGGTGTTCCTGGTGGAGGGTGGGGTGGCGCTGGTGGTCTCCCTGGCCCACCGGCACATCCGCGGCTGGGGCTGGGGTCTGGTGAACGGGGCGGTGACGCTGCTGCTGGGCGCCCTGATCCTCACCCTCCCCGCCGCCGTGCTGTTGCGCGTGCTCGGACTGCTGGTGGGAATCAGCTTCCTGTTCAGCGGGCTGGATCTGCTCAGCTTCAGCGCCAGTTTTCACGGGCCGGCCCCCGCATCCGAGTCCGACCGCTAG
- a CDS encoding bifunctional nuclease family protein codes for MVEMRVAGIALDAASRSPIVLLRDPSGRRQVPIWIDQAQAQNILAGLGQDIPPRPLSHDLMVALLEAGGLRLERVVIHAIEDNTFRAALKLRSGENGKERSLEVDARPSDAIALAVRTDSPIWMLEEVVADASIPVDAEADAADQEHFRRFLDKVSPAELVRHLSEARAESPAAAPEEEDRADPDADPPRAPG; via the coding sequence ATGGTGGAAATGCGTGTCGCCGGCATCGCGCTGGATGCAGCCAGCCGTAGCCCGATCGTGCTGCTGCGCGATCCCTCCGGACGGCGTCAGGTGCCGATCTGGATCGATCAGGCCCAGGCCCAGAACATCCTGGCCGGCCTGGGGCAGGACATCCCGCCGCGTCCGCTCAGCCACGACCTGATGGTGGCGCTGCTGGAGGCCGGCGGCCTGCGGCTCGAGCGGGTGGTGATCCATGCGATCGAGGACAACACCTTCCGCGCCGCCCTGAAACTGCGCAGCGGCGAGAACGGCAAGGAACGCAGCCTGGAAGTGGATGCCCGCCCCAGTGATGCCATCGCCCTGGCGGTGCGCACCGACAGCCCGATCTGGATGCTGGAGGAAGTGGTGGCCGATGCCTCGATCCCCGTCGACGCCGAGGCGGATGCCGCCGACCAGGAGCACTTCCGCCGCTTTCTCGACAAGGTGAGCCCAGCCGAGCTGGTGCGCCATCTCTCCGAAGCCCGGGCCGAGAGCCCGGCGGCGGCTCCGGAGGAGGAGGACAGGGCGGACCCGGATGCCGACCCTCCCCGTGCGCCCGGCTAG
- a CDS encoding twin-arginine translocation pathway signal encodes MVIPPVTLSRRRLLRLGLTAGMAVGLPPLLGGCGTSSRASLAFTSGSLPSRWFKALPAGWRARQFEQPSAVLAAASAPIPPALVSLSDGWAGAAAPTLWQPLEAPRLLDRLAEAAGPASRLFAAAGSPRVAFPWAFSPWVILLRSRPDLLRRAAEGWSLLLDPSLRRRLVLPSSPRVCMALVGDDVAKLRALRLQALAHDDRDGLNLVLSGSAEAAVLPLRRLIPLLRRDQRLAVVLPQTGAPLSWQMLLRPTGSREPLPLDWVAEALEGPVLAALLGAGWVPPLPRTVLQPLVARFPAPVARLLLPEPGVLERCWSLPPLDGAARLALQSRWDAAAPRTGA; translated from the coding sequence ATGGTCATCCCCCCCGTGACGCTCTCCCGTCGCCGGCTCCTGCGGCTGGGCCTCACCGCCGGCATGGCTGTGGGGCTTCCGCCGCTGCTCGGAGGCTGCGGGACCTCCTCCAGGGCCAGCCTCGCCTTCACCAGCGGCTCCCTCCCCTCCCGCTGGTTCAAGGCCCTGCCGGCCGGCTGGCGGGCCCGTCAGTTCGAGCAGCCGTCCGCCGTGCTCGCGGCGGCATCGGCACCGATTCCCCCCGCCCTGGTCAGTCTCAGTGACGGTTGGGCCGGTGCCGCCGCCCCCACGCTCTGGCAGCCCCTGGAGGCCCCCCGGCTGCTCGACCGGCTGGCCGAGGCCGCCGGGCCGGCCAGCCGCCTGTTCGCTGCCGCGGGCTCTCCCCGCGTGGCCTTTCCCTGGGCCTTCTCCCCGTGGGTGATCCTGCTGCGTTCCCGGCCCGATCTGCTCAGGCGGGCGGCGGAGGGTTGGTCGCTGCTGCTCGATCCCAGCCTGCGCCGCCGCCTCGTGCTTCCCTCCAGCCCGCGGGTCTGCATGGCCCTGGTGGGAGACGACGTCGCCAAGCTCCGGGCTCTGCGCCTGCAGGCCCTGGCCCATGACGATCGCGATGGGCTCAATCTGGTGCTGAGCGGCAGCGCCGAGGCTGCCGTGCTGCCCCTGCGCCGCCTGATCCCCCTGCTGCGTCGCGACCAGCGCCTGGCGGTGGTGCTTCCCCAGACCGGGGCTCCGCTCAGCTGGCAGATGCTGCTGCGGCCGACCGGGTCGCGGGAGCCTCTGCCGCTCGACTGGGTGGCCGAGGCGCTCGAGGGGCCTGTGCTGGCGGCGTTGCTGGGGGCTGGCTGGGTGCCGCCACTGCCGCGAACGGTGCTGCAGCCGCTCGTGGCGCGCTTCCCGGCGCCTGTGGCCCGCCTGCTCCTGCCGGAGCCGGGGGTGCTGGAGCGCTGCTGGAGCCTGCCACCCCTGGATGGCGCGGCCCGCCTGGCGCTGCAGAGCCGCTGGGACGCGGCGGCACCCCGCACCGGCGCCTGA
- a CDS encoding aldo/keto reductase, giving the protein MRPARRPFGSGPPVSAFTLGTMRALESPDHMAAVLGAAMGAGINHLETAPAYGPAEPFLGQALRQLQSQGLAPEGGWLITSKILPGCDLAAGQEQLRSSLRRLGVARLDGLAVHGLNTPEHLIWADRGPGADLLQWALDTGLATQVGFTSHGSPALIAEALATGRFRFCSLHVHLFDQTRLPLARAALDAGIGVLAISPADKGGRLYDPPPQLLADCAPFHPLELAYRFLLDQGISTLSLGAAQPADLVWAERWWRGALAGDGASRPRLAAALERLGRAGAERLGADRCGQCRACLPCPNGVPIPELLRLRNLAVGHGMEAFAQERYNLIGRAGHWWETLNAEACQACGACLPRCPHGLPIPTLLADTHRRLAAAPRRRLWG; this is encoded by the coding sequence GTGCGCCCGGCTAGGCGGCCCTTCGGCTCCGGTCCGCCGGTGTCGGCCTTCACCCTGGGCACGATGCGGGCCCTGGAGAGCCCGGACCACATGGCGGCGGTGCTGGGCGCGGCCATGGGCGCCGGCATCAACCACCTGGAGACCGCACCCGCCTACGGCCCGGCGGAACCCTTCCTGGGCCAGGCCCTGCGGCAGCTGCAGAGCCAGGGGCTGGCACCGGAGGGCGGCTGGCTGATCACCAGCAAGATCCTCCCCGGCTGCGATCTGGCCGCGGGGCAGGAGCAGCTGCGCTCCAGCCTGCGGCGGCTGGGCGTGGCCCGGCTGGATGGGCTGGCGGTGCATGGACTGAACACCCCGGAGCACCTGATCTGGGCGGACCGCGGCCCAGGGGCCGATCTGCTGCAGTGGGCCCTGGACACGGGTCTGGCCACCCAGGTGGGCTTCACGAGCCACGGCAGTCCCGCCCTGATCGCCGAGGCTCTGGCCACGGGGCGCTTCCGCTTCTGCTCCCTGCACGTGCACCTCTTCGACCAGACCCGCCTGCCCCTGGCCCGCGCCGCCCTGGATGCCGGCATCGGTGTTCTGGCCATCTCGCCCGCCGACAAGGGCGGCCGTCTCTATGACCCGCCCCCCCAGCTGCTGGCGGACTGCGCCCCGTTCCACCCGCTGGAACTGGCCTACCGGTTTCTGCTCGACCAGGGGATCTCCACCCTGAGCCTGGGGGCGGCCCAGCCGGCGGATCTGGTCTGGGCGGAGCGGTGGTGGCGCGGCGCCCTGGCGGGCGACGGCGCCAGCCGCCCCAGGCTGGCGGCTGCCCTGGAACGGCTGGGCAGGGCCGGGGCCGAGCGGCTCGGCGCCGACCGCTGCGGCCAGTGCCGTGCCTGCCTGCCCTGCCCCAACGGCGTACCGATTCCCGAGCTGCTGCGGCTGCGCAATCTGGCGGTGGGCCATGGCATGGAGGCCTTCGCCCAGGAGCGCTACAACCTGATCGGTCGCGCCGGCCACTGGTGGGAAACGCTCAATGCGGAGGCCTGCCAGGCCTGCGGGGCCTGCCTGCCGCGTTGTCCACACGGTCTGCCGATTCCCACCCTGCTTGCCGACACCCACCGTCGACTGGCCGCGGCGCCCCGCCGCCGGCTCTGGGGCTGA